The proteins below are encoded in one region of Ferruginibacter lapsinanis:
- a CDS encoding PorP/SprF family type IX secretion system membrane protein: protein MKLFYKIFSIILLAQCTEKACSQDIHFSQFYEQPLLRNPALAGIFTGDIRFITSYRNQWQSVTDPYRTYCLSSEVKLPASFLGADDHFTLGLQLTNDIAGTSRFSKTQVLPTLNFHKSLSSEKNSYLSAALMGGFVQQRFDPTKLVLNDQFSANADGSFTIQPTSRQTFDNTNLTYADVSAGVSYSSEFSNGVDYYIGIGAFNLTKPKLFYAGNQIKLNPKFALNFGLSAPTSEANEFIFYGDYFKQGGHTTLQAGFMLGHDFVIEEDDRKGIRAGIFYRMNDAIMPVVQLELSKITIGVSYDANISKLVSASQYRGGFELTLSYRNFLNIRNSELQSTRCPQFGRAQSSSGYLGY from the coding sequence ATGAAACTTTTTTATAAAATATTTTCAATCATTCTTCTTGCACAATGTACTGAAAAAGCATGTTCGCAGGATATTCATTTTTCTCAATTTTACGAACAACCATTGTTGCGTAACCCTGCGCTGGCAGGTATTTTCACAGGAGATATCCGATTCATCACATCTTACCGAAATCAATGGCAGAGTGTAACAGACCCTTATCGCACTTATTGTTTAAGTTCGGAGGTAAAACTACCGGCAAGTTTTCTGGGAGCAGACGATCATTTTACATTAGGACTGCAGTTGACCAACGATATCGCAGGCACTTCCAGGTTTAGTAAAACGCAGGTTTTACCTACATTAAATTTTCATAAATCTTTAAGCAGTGAAAAGAACTCTTACTTATCTGCTGCATTAATGGGAGGTTTTGTTCAACAAAGATTTGACCCTACTAAATTGGTTTTGAATGATCAGTTCTCTGCCAACGCAGATGGCAGTTTCACTATTCAACCAACGAGCCGACAAACATTCGACAATACCAATCTTACCTATGCTGATGTTTCTGCCGGTGTTTCATACAGTAGTGAATTCAGTAATGGAGTAGATTATTATATAGGTATCGGCGCTTTCAATCTTACCAAACCAAAATTATTTTACGCTGGTAATCAAATAAAATTAAATCCAAAATTTGCACTCAACTTCGGGCTATCGGCACCTACAAGCGAAGCCAATGAATTTATTTTTTATGGCGATTATTTTAAACAGGGGGGCCATACCACCTTACAGGCAGGCTTCATGTTGGGACATGATTTTGTAATAGAAGAAGACGACCGTAAAGGAATCAGAGCCGGCATATTTTATCGGATGAATGATGCCATCATGCCTGTTGTACAGTTGGAATTATCTAAAATAACCATTGGCGTAAGCTATGATGCTAATATCAGCAAACTTGTGAGCGCCTCTCAATACAGAGGAGGTTTTGAACTTACTTTATCTTATAGGAATTTTTTAAATATTCGTAACAGCGAACTACAGTCAACAAGGTGTCCGCAGTTTGGAAGAGCACAATCCAGCAGTGGTTATCTGGGATATTAA
- a CDS encoding Ig-like domain-containing protein produces the protein MSLCLSDFRKSFKKVWILFSAFIITAQIGFAQAPTITSFSPSQICTGENVTIIGTNFTDASIVKLGNINAASFIVNSATSITTTAAAQSNGTITVTTPKGSVSSANSLTVLAAPIPELTDIGYLNAPFTNCDGNQTYQLKVSNSSTTAGGSCIYEINWGDGSAIFTQTDWPNGATTNHTYNAQGYFNITLTITPANGCKKVKNYKFYNGTNPLASLTTTSPTTGLCAPAAIEFQIGNWFNNSPGTIYELDFGDGKNISLSHPLNPTNSFYLTSHTYTTSSCPTPDFTATLNAINGCFVTKYTLNQIVIRKKPIADFSSSTASPCVNTPVCFTNLTTGGYSGNFCNNASTFIWDFGDGTPTYTGTTPPCHTYATIGTYNVTLSASNAACGNDTKTKQIQVKAVTAEPTVSATPVTYCQNQLAIPLTATGNGLLWYTSTGGFGSTTAPTPSTFFPGNTTYYVSQSGGANGCESPKVPITVTVNAAPNPPSVSDVALCQNQTATALSATGTNLLWYTTPTGTGSATAPTPPTTTIGNTTYYVTQTVNNCESNKAATNVTVNSFPTAPIATPSTIIYCQGQTASPLFVSGNNLRWYTVSTGGTGSLVAPVPQTTTIGTTTYYVSQFTGCGESPRTSITVDVKASPSASIAYTPTNLCNVTGAPSVDAILTGTTGGSYSISPSFGLPIDAATGKLSPAGATPGSYTITYTIPGAGGCGNFTVKATVNVNGTPTATINYPSTICTSELPKSVVVTGSTGGTFSSTTGLTIDNATGTITASTSAPGTYTITYTIPPAAPCPGFTTTATVTITKAPVATISYTPKNLCNVTNTPATPNPPVTVTLTGTSGGTYNVLPATVDLTIDATTGTITPSGATPGNYTITYTIPGSGGCSDLIVTTPVTVSGAPIATLNYPGSPYCHGITIPQQGIITGTNGGSFTSDPKLSIDATTGDINPSLSTPGTYTVTYTIIPSPPCPGYITTASVTIDESPVLTFPASTKTICSGGSAIFTPSSTVANTNYSWNVAGVLPADVVGITSGTSSASAPDINLSFTNTGTNRQTIKIEVTPTNASQNPCDGAPYLLTLNVDPVPPAPIGSDTVNFCLGAPGSALTANALPGNTINWYDENQTALATAPVINTIVPAEFTYYASQSNSYQCEGPKSKILAIVNPTPKIISSNFTSPPTCGVPSGSIVLNILDINNNAMPNTPVTVYYDKFLASYQATDTSDATGKITIPLVGGTYKNIYVEAKGCASQKIPDVFVLKDPTPPAKPVAGYNPPLCTGTQLNLSASSPTSSQTGPIDYVWVGPAFGSIADTNRNTVVTFPNAKVTDGGTYIVYAIQNNCISEEVNFLVDIKQAPTKPQIITNAPLCIGDNLNLQATSSIPGPNPILTYTWAGPGRGFPVNAPNAQINNVITQDAGRYSITVTSPQTGCSTSSDTMIGIGGYPIVRFTQHDYVLPAGNLLHLQPIITNASAPNILPMKIFEWTPSQDIDCNDAVCATPVANIKKDECYIVKATNIYGCSGSDTICVKVFCEKTQVFIPNTFTPQGGLPENSVLMVRGSGIGLIKSFRVFNRWGQIVFEKSNFPPNTPAYGWDGNINGKPAEPAVYVYTAEVLCENGVPFTYKGNVTLLK, from the coding sequence ATGAGTTTATGTTTATCGGATTTTAGGAAGAGTTTTAAAAAAGTATGGATTTTATTTAGTGCATTTATAATCACCGCACAAATAGGTTTTGCACAAGCCCCGACAATTACATCTTTTTCTCCAAGTCAAATTTGCACAGGTGAAAATGTTACAATTATAGGCACTAATTTTACGGATGCAAGCATAGTTAAATTAGGTAATATTAATGCCGCAAGTTTTATAGTAAATAGTGCTACTTCTATTACTACAACAGCAGCAGCACAATCAAATGGGACTATTACTGTTACTACTCCCAAAGGCTCAGTCAGTAGTGCAAATTCACTTACAGTTTTAGCTGCTCCAATACCGGAGCTAACTGACATCGGCTATTTAAATGCCCCTTTTACCAATTGTGATGGCAACCAAACATATCAATTAAAAGTTAGCAATAGTTCTACAACTGCTGGCGGCAGCTGCATTTATGAAATAAACTGGGGAGATGGTTCCGCTATTTTTACACAAACAGATTGGCCAAACGGAGCAACAACCAATCATACTTACAATGCTCAGGGATATTTTAATATTACACTTACCATTACCCCTGCTAACGGTTGCAAGAAAGTAAAAAATTATAAATTTTATAATGGTACAAATCCTTTAGCCAGTTTAACAACGACGTCTCCTACAACCGGACTGTGTGCTCCCGCCGCAATAGAATTTCAGATAGGTAATTGGTTCAATAATTCACCGGGTACAATTTATGAACTGGATTTCGGCGATGGAAAAAATATCAGTTTATCTCATCCTTTAAATCCAACAAATTCATTTTATTTAACTTCACATACGTATACAACATCTTCCTGTCCTACGCCCGATTTTACAGCAACATTGAATGCTATCAACGGATGCTTTGTTACCAAATACACTTTGAACCAGATAGTAATAAGAAAGAAGCCAATTGCGGATTTCAGTAGCTCAACTGCTTCCCCCTGTGTTAATACCCCGGTTTGTTTTACCAATCTGACAACAGGTGGTTATAGTGGTAATTTCTGTAACAACGCTAGTACGTTTATTTGGGATTTTGGAGATGGTACCCCTACCTATACAGGAACAACCCCACCTTGTCATACGTATGCGACAATCGGTACATATAATGTAACACTATCAGCATCCAATGCAGCATGTGGTAACGATACTAAAACTAAACAGATACAGGTAAAAGCCGTAACTGCTGAACCAACAGTCAGTGCTACTCCCGTAACATATTGTCAAAATCAGCTTGCCATTCCACTAACGGCAACGGGTAATGGTTTATTATGGTATACATCCACAGGAGGATTCGGCAGCACTACAGCCCCAACGCCATCTACCTTTTTCCCTGGCAATACCACTTATTACGTAAGTCAATCTGGAGGAGCTAACGGATGCGAAAGCCCTAAAGTGCCAATTACCGTTACAGTCAATGCCGCCCCCAACCCACCAAGTGTATCCGACGTAGCATTATGTCAAAATCAAACAGCTACCGCACTCTCAGCAACGGGTACTAATTTATTATGGTATACAACCCCAACAGGCACAGGATCAGCAACGGCACCTACACCTCCAACTACTACAATCGGTAACACTACTTATTATGTTACACAAACCGTTAACAATTGCGAAAGCAATAAGGCTGCAACTAACGTAACGGTCAATTCATTTCCTACAGCTCCGATTGCCACCCCATCAACTATTATCTATTGTCAGGGACAAACTGCGTCACCTCTCTTTGTTTCGGGTAATAATTTAAGATGGTACACCGTTTCTACTGGAGGTACAGGTTCTCTGGTTGCTCCTGTTCCACAGACAACTACTATAGGTACTACAACATATTATGTAAGTCAGTTTACTGGATGTGGCGAAAGTCCCAGAACATCTATCACTGTTGATGTAAAAGCAAGCCCATCTGCATCTATTGCTTATACTCCGACAAACCTTTGCAATGTAACAGGTGCTCCTAGCGTTGACGCTATACTAACGGGAACGACTGGTGGTAGTTATTCCATCTCTCCTTCTTTTGGTTTACCTATTGACGCTGCCACAGGGAAACTTAGCCCGGCAGGAGCTACACCTGGTTCATATACTATTACATATACCATACCTGGTGCAGGAGGTTGTGGTAATTTTACCGTAAAAGCAACCGTAAATGTAAATGGTACACCTACTGCCACAATAAATTACCCTTCTACAATTTGCACTTCAGAATTACCTAAAAGTGTTGTAGTAACAGGTTCAACAGGGGGGACATTTTCATCAACTACCGGCTTGACCATTGATAATGCAACAGGAACGATCACTGCTTCAACAAGTGCACCGGGAACGTATACAATAACGTATACGATACCTCCTGCTGCCCCTTGCCCCGGATTTACCACCACAGCTACAGTTACCATAACAAAAGCACCAGTCGCAACAATAAGTTATACGCCAAAAAATCTTTGTAATGTTACAAATACCCCTGCAACTCCCAATCCCCCAGTAACAGTAACACTAACTGGAACGAGTGGAGGAACTTATAATGTATTACCTGCAACAGTCGACCTGACAATTGATGCAACAACAGGAACAATCACTCCTTCAGGTGCAACTCCCGGAAATTACACAATAACATATACTATACCGGGTTCAGGAGGATGTTCGGACCTTATAGTTACAACTCCTGTTACTGTAAGTGGCGCCCCAATAGCAACACTTAACTACCCGGGCTCACCTTATTGCCATGGTATTACTATACCACAACAAGGAATAATTACCGGAACTAACGGCGGAAGTTTTACTTCCGATCCTAAGCTGTCCATCGATGCAACTACAGGAGATATTAATCCATCTTTGAGTACGCCAGGTACTTATACCGTAACCTATACTATTATTCCATCTCCACCTTGCCCGGGGTATATAACAACAGCAAGTGTAACAATAGACGAAAGTCCTGTACTAACTTTTCCTGCATCTACTAAAACAATTTGTTCTGGTGGTTCAGCCATTTTTACTCCGTCTTCCACAGTTGCTAATACAAATTATTCGTGGAATGTTGCAGGTGTATTGCCTGCAGATGTTGTCGGCATTACATCGGGCACATCTTCTGCATCTGCACCTGATATCAATTTATCATTTACAAATACAGGGACAAACAGGCAAACAATCAAGATAGAAGTTACACCAACGAATGCCTCACAAAATCCATGTGACGGAGCTCCATATTTATTAACGCTCAATGTTGACCCGGTACCTCCTGCACCGATCGGCTCAGATACAGTCAACTTTTGCTTGGGGGCCCCTGGCTCAGCACTAACAGCTAATGCATTACCTGGCAATACTATCAATTGGTATGATGAAAATCAAACAGCTTTAGCAACAGCACCCGTTATCAATACAATTGTTCCGGCAGAGTTCACATATTATGCAAGTCAGTCAAATAGCTATCAGTGCGAAGGACCAAAATCAAAAATACTTGCAATTGTAAATCCTACTCCAAAAATAATCAGTTCAAATTTTACAAGTCCACCAACCTGTGGTGTACCGTCAGGATCAATTGTGTTAAACATTCTCGACATCAATAACAATGCGATGCCAAATACTCCCGTGACTGTTTATTATGATAAATTTCTGGCTTCCTACCAGGCAACTGACACCAGTGACGCCACAGGCAAGATCACCATACCTTTGGTAGGAGGCACTTACAAAAATATTTACGTGGAAGCAAAAGGTTGTGCATCACAAAAGATCCCTGATGTATTTGTATTAAAAGACCCGACCCCTCCTGCAAAACCGGTAGCAGGATATAATCCTCCTTTATGCACCGGCACACAATTAAATTTGTCAGCATCATCACCAACAAGTTCTCAAACAGGACCGATAGATTATGTTTGGGTTGGACCAGCTTTTGGTTCGATAGCTGATACCAACAGAAATACAGTGGTAACTTTTCCGAATGCAAAAGTGACTGATGGAGGAACATATATTGTTTATGCGATTCAAAATAATTGCATTTCGGAAGAAGTGAATTTTTTAGTGGATATTAAACAAGCACCAACCAAACCGCAAATAATTACCAATGCTCCTTTGTGTATCGGAGATAACCTTAATTTACAAGCAACCAGTTCTATACCTGGCCCCAATCCAATATTAACATATACATGGGCTGGCCCCGGCAGAGGGTTTCCTGTTAATGCACCGAATGCACAAATCAATAATGTGATCACACAGGATGCAGGCAGATACAGCATTACGGTTACTTCACCACAAACAGGATGCAGTACCAGTTCCGATACAATGATAGGCATCGGCGGCTATCCGATAGTTAGATTTACTCAACATGACTATGTTCTTCCGGCAGGTAATCTTTTACATTTACAACCCATCATCACAAATGCCAGCGCTCCCAATATTTTACCCATGAAAATATTTGAATGGACACCCTCACAGGATATCGATTGCAATGATGCGGTATGTGCTACTCCTGTTGCGAATATTAAAAAGGACGAGTGCTATATTGTAAAAGCCACAAATATTTATGGCTGCAGCGGTTCCGATACGATCTGTGTAAAAGTATTTTGTGAAAAAACACAAGTATTCATTCCAAATACATTTACCCCACAGGGAGGGTTACCCGAAAATTCTGTATTAATGGTAAGAGGTAGTGGCATCGGGCTAATAAAATCATTCAGGGTATTTAATCGGTGGGGGCAGATCGTTTTTGAAAAAAGTAATTTCCCTCCTAACACTCCTGCTTATGGATGGGATGGAAATATAAATGGCAAACCTGCTGAACCAGCAGTATATGTTTATACAGCCGAAGTTCTTTGCGAAAATGGCGTACCATTTACTTACAAAGGAAATGTAACACTGCTTAAATAA
- a CDS encoding PKD domain-containing protein, whose product MRKIIPFLVLLLALSQTHILRGQSCCPQFSLRDNGHIFPCKTDDRCVGGSNGGPLQSTYACKNSVANYTVFPNLPGFTYVWTVVGGTPTSFSGNPISITWGNGSTGSLQVIVSNSSGSCIDTLTENFCLLTPPSAAFNFIPNANICSGTLLQFNNTSSGANSYYWDFGDGNSSSASNPTHQYTLPGTYNVVLTIYNVFDGERCGCPDTMLAVITVDPGTSPEIISSCSKMLCPNDTATYCVNSTCPPFNWTVNGGTIIGPANQQCVVVQWNNPPVNYPTSVTVSTGTCVGQCSNVGTLNVPVLYNNIPITGNTVVCQNSSQTYSLPSLPGTFYSWSVTSGGNINGPDSNTNEINVLWIGAPGSTDTITCIYSNPYTGCGDTSILIVNIKPKFVINGTSPLCVGNVGSYFVTDGGAADFTITPNSGFTAGSLLNTPIITPTWNVAGNYVVFATPVITTNYCTPSSSFNVIVNDTPAIGLISGQQVICPGGSYVYSVGTNMPGAGQFTWTVTPGDTILSEMGAHKDSVVVKWNGTGLHTVSVYQTVNGCPSSVATLTVTTVPPPVILTGTANACVDQNFAYIANNTLPSGSYTWSILPVNSGTITSGQGTNSVQIQWHGSIFNPVTFDTVVVTTCGGTDTFFVTVAEPPATSIVPTGFLCSGITLTSTLSGVSYQWYLNDNPLPSTNTQFININQAGTYMVYVYQSPGACPSRAKITISPDQKPYLVLPCGTGIFDYLPPDTTSIKYCSGQPISSSINVATPGGPCNFQWYMNTYGNPVGTNSSSYTATAIGLYWVITTNIASGCKDTLGYVKIDTICCDNSYAMNFVESGCDTIHFKANITPVPNPQFPYHWCFGDGASAVTVVDTVDHKYKYAGQYTVCLYTYVVTGGGDTCAENYCRTIDVPMEADFDTLITCGAVTLSDLSTAMPAYSGYSYFWSSTGPATFSPSNTAANPTITYTAGGTYIVTLTISKNGCSSTISKPVTVYLVNAAISGPTTVCAGTDAPFSATPVGPLYQYAWNFGDNATSFIANTNHSYPTPGPTNYTITLTVTDSHGCTDSATHAINVIIPPPLNITPDTFICPGSMATLTATAGFQTYQWYHNGNIINGATADTLATGAIGQYWVVVTSNNGGCNITSPICQVFYRPLPIADIQGQTVACWDGSNPANIFLYNAPALSNYAYQWYLNGVLMPAETNYYLNTSQNAIGTYSYSLTVTDTSINGGCSVSDTFCVIVGLQPQVIVTPPSGGPFCSGTIYTFTAVGLPPNPNYIYYWSNGVYGPIMSTGQSGNYYVTVTNPVNGCSGNSTTVSIKRSPSAILFPVGCDTLCDTSNIVPPLALAGNLNYSIYTIDWFDNGNYIFTGASLPVSTLVPLLGNHNISIVVTFNGCTDSSDVYSIFVIDCSSTIPVRVSSFSVSKQNKDAFLRWEMGESINVDHYEILRSVDGVRFSLITTVKNISGNNIYSFTDQSLVPGTYYYRIKVVENGGAGYYTTIRTIKISDNNSIKLYPNPVKNGVFTIATSENKHKKIMVFDSHGMLKYTYSAAAIIYKVDATAWAKGMYMVSVISDDGQVQTKQLVLIK is encoded by the coding sequence ATGAGAAAAATTATACCCTTCCTAGTCCTGTTATTGGCATTATCACAAACACACATCCTACGAGGGCAGAGTTGCTGTCCACAATTTTCGTTAAGAGATAATGGTCATATTTTCCCCTGTAAAACGGATGACAGATGTGTGGGAGGTTCTAATGGCGGGCCGCTACAGTCAACGTATGCCTGTAAAAACAGTGTAGCTAATTACACTGTATTCCCCAATTTACCCGGATTTACTTATGTATGGACAGTTGTTGGAGGTACTCCAACAAGCTTTTCCGGAAATCCTATCAGCATTACCTGGGGCAATGGAAGTACGGGTTCATTACAAGTGATCGTTTCAAATAGTAGCGGAAGCTGTATAGATACACTCACTGAAAATTTTTGTTTGTTAACCCCTCCATCGGCAGCTTTTAATTTTATACCTAATGCAAATATTTGTTCGGGTACACTTCTACAATTCAATAATACCTCTTCCGGCGCAAACAGTTATTATTGGGATTTTGGAGATGGGAACTCTTCCAGCGCTTCAAATCCTACACATCAATATACATTGCCCGGTACCTATAATGTAGTGCTTACTATTTACAATGTGTTTGACGGAGAAAGATGCGGTTGCCCTGATACAATGTTGGCGGTTATTACGGTGGATCCTGGCACATCTCCCGAAATAATATCAAGTTGTTCAAAAATGCTTTGCCCTAATGATACTGCTACCTATTGTGTCAACTCAACCTGTCCGCCTTTTAACTGGACAGTAAATGGAGGAACGATCATTGGTCCGGCCAATCAGCAATGTGTGGTGGTGCAATGGAATAATCCTCCGGTAAATTATCCTACATCCGTAACCGTTAGTACGGGAACTTGTGTTGGACAATGCAGTAATGTTGGTACGTTAAATGTGCCGGTTTTGTATAATAATATTCCTATAACAGGTAATACGGTTGTGTGCCAAAATTCATCACAAACTTATTCTTTGCCATCCTTACCTGGTACATTTTATAGTTGGAGCGTAACAAGTGGTGGCAATATTAATGGCCCTGATTCGAATACGAATGAGATCAATGTTTTATGGATAGGGGCACCAGGTAGCACAGATACTATTACCTGTATTTACTCAAATCCTTATACAGGCTGCGGCGATACTTCCATTTTGATTGTAAATATTAAACCCAAGTTTGTTATCAACGGTACTTCCCCTTTGTGTGTAGGTAATGTGGGTAGTTATTTTGTTACGGATGGTGGAGCGGCAGATTTTACGATTACTCCTAACAGTGGCTTCACTGCAGGATCGTTATTAAATACACCGATCATTACACCAACATGGAATGTAGCAGGAAATTATGTAGTGTTTGCGACTCCCGTTATTACTACGAATTACTGTACGCCTTCATCTTCATTTAATGTGATAGTTAATGATACGCCTGCCATAGGATTGATTTCCGGTCAGCAGGTAATTTGCCCCGGCGGTAGTTATGTGTACAGTGTAGGAACGAATATGCCCGGAGCCGGACAATTTACATGGACAGTTACACCAGGAGATACTATTCTTTCTGAAATGGGAGCACATAAAGATTCGGTAGTGGTGAAATGGAATGGAACAGGACTACATACAGTTAGTGTATATCAAACAGTAAATGGCTGTCCTTCAAGCGTAGCGACTTTGACTGTAACAACAGTGCCTCCACCGGTTATACTAACGGGAACGGCTAATGCTTGTGTAGATCAAAATTTTGCCTATATTGCCAATAATACTTTACCAAGCGGAAGTTATACATGGAGTATACTGCCTGTTAATTCAGGAACTATTACCAGTGGGCAAGGAACCAATTCAGTGCAGATTCAATGGCATGGATCGATATTTAATCCTGTTACTTTTGATACAGTAGTGGTAACTACTTGTGGTGGCACTGATACATTTTTTGTAACAGTGGCAGAGCCACCTGCTACCAGTATTGTGCCTACAGGCTTTTTATGTTCCGGTATAACATTAACGTCAACTTTAAGTGGTGTTTCTTATCAATGGTATTTGAATGATAATCCATTACCAAGTACCAATACACAGTTTATCAATATCAATCAGGCAGGAACTTATATGGTGTATGTATATCAATCTCCCGGAGCTTGTCCGTCGAGAGCAAAAATTACCATTTCTCCTGATCAAAAACCTTATTTAGTATTGCCATGTGGTACAGGCATATTTGACTATTTACCACCGGATACTACTTCTATAAAATATTGCAGCGGTCAGCCTATCAGTTCATCTATTAATGTTGCAACACCCGGAGGTCCTTGTAATTTTCAATGGTACATGAATACTTATGGTAATCCGGTTGGTACAAATTCGTCTTCTTATACAGCCACAGCTATTGGTTTGTATTGGGTGATTACTACCAATATAGCAAGTGGTTGCAAGGATACATTAGGCTATGTAAAAATTGATACTATTTGTTGTGATAATAGTTATGCAATGAATTTTGTTGAGTCAGGATGCGATACTATTCACTTTAAAGCAAACATTACTCCTGTGCCTAATCCACAGTTTCCTTATCATTGGTGTTTTGGAGATGGAGCCAGTGCAGTTACAGTGGTTGATACAGTCGATCACAAATATAAGTATGCAGGACAGTATACTGTTTGTTTGTATACATATGTAGTAACAGGTGGTGGAGATACCTGTGCAGAAAATTATTGCCGAACTATTGATGTGCCAATGGAAGCTGATTTTGATACGTTGATCACCTGTGGTGCTGTTACATTAAGTGATCTCTCAACGGCGATGCCGGCTTATAGTGGTTATTCTTATTTCTGGAGTTCCACAGGACCTGCAACGTTCAGTCCGTCAAATACTGCGGCTAACCCCACCATTACATATACCGCAGGAGGAACCTATATAGTTACATTAACTATTTCTAAAAATGGTTGTTCATCAACTATTTCAAAACCTGTTACAGTGTATCTGGTGAATGCTGCTATAAGTGGTCCAACAACAGTTTGTGCCGGCACAGATGCACCATTTAGTGCAACACCTGTCGGGCCATTGTATCAATACGCCTGGAATTTCGGAGATAATGCCACTTCATTTATTGCAAATACAAATCATTCATATCCAACACCAGGCCCAACCAATTACACCATTACGCTAACGGTAACGGATAGCCATGGATGTACCGATAGCGCAACGCATGCTATTAACGTGATCATACCTCCGCCATTGAATATTACACCCGATACATTTATTTGTCCCGGTAGTATGGCAACATTAACGGCTACGGCTGGTTTCCAAACTTATCAATGGTATCATAACGGAAATATTATTAATGGCGCTACTGCAGATACCTTGGCCACAGGAGCTATTGGTCAATATTGGGTGGTAGTAACCAGTAATAATGGTGGCTGTAATATCACTTCACCTATTTGTCAGGTATTTTACAGACCATTGCCTATAGCTGATATACAGGGTCAAACTGTAGCCTGTTGGGATGGCAGCAATCCTGCTAACATATTCCTATACAATGCTCCGGCTTTGTCTAACTATGCTTATCAATGGTATTTGAATGGAGTATTAATGCCGGCAGAAACCAACTATTATTTAAATACTTCGCAGAATGCAATCGGTACTTACAGTTATTCACTAACAGTTACGGATACAAGCATTAATGGTGGTTGTTCTGTATCTGATACTTTTTGTGTGATCGTAGGGTTGCAACCACAGGTGATTGTAACGCCTCCTTCCGGTGGTCCATTCTGTTCGGGAACGATATACACCTTCACTGCCGTAGGTTTACCGCCTAATCCAAATTATATTTATTATTGGAGTAATGGTGTATATGGTCCAATAATGAGTACGGGGCAATCAGGTAATTATTACGTAACGGTAACCAATCCGGTGAATGGCTGTTCCGGTAATTCTACCACAGTTTCTATCAAGAGAAGTCCATCTGCTATTTTATTCCCTGTTGGATGTGATACACTTTGTGATACGAGTAATATTGTGCCACCGCTTGCTTTAGCCGGAAACCTGAATTACAGCATTTACACGATTGATTGGTTTGATAATGGCAACTATATATTTACTGGGGCCAGCTTACCCGTTTCAACATTGGTTCCGTTATTAGGAAATCATAACATAAGTATAGTAGTTACTTTCAACGGATGTACTGATTCTTCTGATGTGTACAGCATATTTGTGATTGATTGTTCTTCAACGATACCTGTAAGGGTCTCTTCATTTTCGGTGAGTAAACAAAATAAGGATGCGTTCTTACGATGGGAGATGGGTGAGTCAATTAATGTCGATCATTATGAAATATTGCGTTCTGTAGACGGGGTGCGTTTTTCTTTGATCACTACTGTCAAAAATATTTCCGGAAATAATATTTATTCTTTTACTGATCAGTCATTGGTGCCAGGTACATATTATTATCGAATTAAAGTAGTGGAAAATGGTGGAGCAGGCTATTACACTACTATCAGAACTATAAAGATCAGTGATAATAATTCGATCAAATTATATCCAAATCCTGTTAAAAATGGAGTATTTACCATCGCTACCAGTGAGAATAAACATAAGAAAATAATGGTGTTTGATAGTCATGGTATGTTGAAATATACATACAGCGCAGCTGCTATAATATATAAAGTTGATGCTACTGCCTGGGCAAAAGGAATGTATATGGTAAGTGTAATTAGTGATGACGGACAGGTGCAAACGAAACAATTAGTGCTGATAAAATAA
- a CDS encoding DUF805 domain-containing protein yields the protein MSGFDYFVKVLKNYANFEGRARRKEYWYFTLFSILISIVISFIDAAIGSTIGILGLIFSFGTLIPSIAVGVRRMHDVGKSGWYLLIPIYNLVLACTEGQTGSNEYGYDPKADPIEDDIDMIGNN from the coding sequence ATGAGCGGATTCGATTACTTCGTAAAAGTTTTAAAAAATTACGCAAATTTTGAAGGCAGAGCCAGAAGAAAAGAATATTGGTATTTTACCTTATTTTCTATCTTGATTAGTATAGTCATATCTTTTATAGATGCGGCCATTGGTTCTACTATAGGTATTTTAGGACTGATATTTTCTTTTGGTACATTGATTCCATCTATTGCAGTTGGCGTGAGACGCATGCATGATGTTGGCAAAAGTGGTTGGTATTTATTGATACCCATCTACAATTTAGTATTGGCTTGTACAGAAGGTCAAACGGGTTCTAATGAATACGGGTATGATCCGAAAGCAGATCCTATTGAAGATGATATTGATATGATAGGAAATAACTAA